The genomic window AGGCGGTCTATTTCATCGACAACCAGGAAAGGCTGGTCAAGCAAACCGCCGATGGCCGCCGGTTCGAGGTCCGCGTTACGAGGGCGATGAGGTTCTTCGAGAGCTGCCTCGCCGATGAGGGGCGGGCCATGGCTGTGGCTGCTGGCCGGGCCCAACGGCGCCGGCAAGAGCACGTATGCGCCCAACTTGGCCGCGGACGTCGAAGGAACCGTAAAGCCGGATGAGTTGGTTGACAATTTTTCCCCACTGTCATCAGAAAGCAGGGCTTTTCAAGCCGATCGCCGGACGGTTCGCCGCACGGCCGAGCTCCTGGAGCAGCGCCGGAGCTTTGCGATCGAGACAACGCTTTCAGGGCGACGTCATATAAAGCTGACCGAGCGCGTGAGGTCCGATGGCTGGAGCGTCGGCGTGGTCTACATCGGGCTTGGCAGTCCCGGAACTGGCCATCGAGCGGGTCCGCGAACGGGTAAGCCAAGGCGGGCATGATGTGCCAGCGGCCGACGTCCGAAGGCGCTACGGACGTAGCCTGGGAAACCTTGTTCGGATTTTCAAACTTGTCGATCGGGTCATAATTTTGGACAACTCGTCCGTGCGAAATCGCATGAAGCGCGTCCTGGAAGTCTATCGAGGCAACTTAGTATTCAAAGCGCGCAGGCTGCCAAAATGGCTGAAAGTGCCGCCAGGGAGGAAGGTATGAAGGGACTGGTTGCTCCGAGCCGACCTTGCCGCATCACGCATCAGAGCACTCATGCGACGCATCCTCGATTGACGGCGGCTCTCGTACTGGTGTTCGGTGTCGTCGCGACTCGAGCGCTGGCGATGGAACTCCATAGTCCCGCCTTCCCGCCAAATGGCCGGCTTCCGCAGATCTACGCCTGCGCCGCCGAAGGCGGCAAAAGCGTTCCGCCACCCCTGCGATGGTCCGATGTTCCGCCTGAGACGAAAAGCCTGGCCCTGACCCTGCAGGACCTCACTTCGCCCCACAAGGTCATCCACTGGATTGTGTACAACATCCCGCCCGCCAGGGACGGAGATTTCCGTGTTTCAAGGCGGATCGGAGAGCCGGGCCGCAACCAGCTCGGCCATCTGAAATATGACGGCCCCTGCCCGCGCCATCCGGGCCAAACGAATCGCTATGACTTTACTTTGTACGCCTTGGACCGAAATATCGCAGTCAAAAATGCCGATTTCTCACAGCTTCAGTCCGCGATGAAGGGACATATCCTGGAGC from Candidatus Binataceae bacterium includes these protein-coding regions:
- a CDS encoding YbhB/YbcL family Raf kinase inhibitor-like protein, coding for MKGLVAPSRPCRITHQSTHATHPRLTAALVLVFGVVATRALAMELHSPAFPPNGRLPQIYACAAEGGKSVPPPLRWSDVPPETKSLALTLQDLTSPHKVIHWIVYNIPPARDGDFRVSRRIGEPGRNQLGHLKYDGPCPRHPGQTNRYDFTLYALDRNIAVKNADFSQLQSAMKGHILERAQLVGMLAPPPTGTSPSAKRESAP